From the genome of Blautia pseudococcoides, one region includes:
- a CDS encoding RNA polymerase sigma factor, whose product MLLFIQIIEEEGKRLKFLKIYENYRYRMLYISKQILNDQGIAEDAVQESFLYLAINIHTIDTDILSPRTR is encoded by the coding sequence ATGCTGCTTTTTATACAAATTATTGAAGAGGAGGGAAAACGGCTTAAATTCTTAAAAATATATGAAAATTATAGATATAGGATGTTATACATTTCCAAGCAGATCCTTAATGACCAGGGAATTGCGGAAGATGCAGTGCAGGAGTCTTTTCTTTATCTGGCTATCAATATCCATACCATAGACACGGATATCCTTTCGCCCAGGACCAGATGA
- a CDS encoding helix-turn-helix domain-containing protein encodes MKDKRCGEKINQRRKEKGLKVEELADLCHIRPGYMRQILSGNVPSLSVLVNICRVLNITTDYIFEITDEGGKDEQIISRINKLTPKQKDLLLHLLDSFNEFDQGDI; translated from the coding sequence ATGAAAGATAAAAGATGTGGTGAAAAGATAAACCAGCGGCGTAAGGAAAAGGGGTTAAAAGTGGAAGAGCTTGCTGATCTGTGCCATATAAGACCAGGATATATGCGTCAGATCTTATCAGGAAATGTCCCCAGTTTATCAGTATTAGTCAATATATGCAGAGTCTTAAATATTACAACGGATTACATATTTGAAATAACCGATGAAGGCGGAAAAGATGAACAGATCATATCAAGGATCAATAAATTGACGCCCAAACAAAAAGATCTGCTGCTCCACCTGCTGGACTCTTTCAACGAGTTTGATCAAGGGGATATATGA
- a CDS encoding helix-turn-helix domain-containing protein, whose amino-acid sequence MIDKRFGKKVNEKRKSLNLKTDELAVKCGIEPGYMRQILAGQVPSGQVIIKLCEVLSLSPNYLFDFVEDGEDKEILQALNQLSPKEKQVVLNLLHSYIKMDDK is encoded by the coding sequence ATGATAGATAAACGTTTTGGTAAAAAAGTAAATGAAAAGAGAAAATCACTAAATCTGAAAACTGATGAATTGGCAGTGAAATGCGGCATAGAACCTGGCTATATGAGACAGATCTTAGCAGGGCAGGTGCCAAGCGGACAGGTGATCATCAAGTTATGCGAAGTTCTCAGCCTCTCACCCAACTATCTCTTTGATTTCGTAGAGGACGGTGAGGATAAGGAAATACTGCAGGCACTAAACCAATTGAGCCCAAAAGAAAAACAAGTGGTTCTGAATCTTCTCCATTCATATATTAAAATGGATGATAAATAA
- a CDS encoding MFS transporter, translating to MPFQIMRLLVGMYGLVSLTCCTLGGTFNGSMYSCTSFGMKVGGGIGSALSGWLLAAAKFHASALTQSAGCSNMLTFLFAGIPVLFTALIVFIYFKLDVEKANTRLRAEKDHPLN from the coding sequence TTGCCATTTCAAATAATGCGCCTTCTTGTGGGGATGTATGGTCTGGTCTCTCTGACATGCTGTACACTTGGCGGGACTTTCAACGGTTCTATGTACTCCTGTACCTCCTTTGGCATGAAGGTGGGTGGCGGTATTGGCTCCGCACTCAGCGGCTGGTTACTGGCTGCTGCCAAATTCCATGCTTCTGCGCTGACACAAAGCGCCGGATGCTCGAATATGCTGACCTTTCTGTTCGCAGGGATACCGGTGCTCTTTACAGCACTCATCGTTTTTATTTACTTCAAACTCGATGTAGAAAAGGCAAATACGAGACTTCGCGCTGAAAAGGATCATCCTTTGAACTAA
- a CDS encoding helix-turn-helix domain-containing protein, which produces MDQLEIGIFIAKKRKEKNFTQAQLAEKLSVSNKTISKWETGKCMPDYGIIQSLCKELEITLPELIDGEETEPDSIRIYDDNQVLDLIKRIQNLENQKVSLYGIILMTMGIALFAVHFSIGGSDVRDFFSGLLFGLSIGEMLVGAFVTAIGFSRQK; this is translated from the coding sequence ATGGATCAGTTAGAGATTGGGATATTTATTGCAAAGAAAAGAAAGGAAAAGAATTTCACCCAGGCACAGCTTGCAGAAAAACTGAGTGTTTCCAACAAGACCATTTCCAAATGGGAAACAGGGAAATGTATGCCTGACTATGGTATTATTCAGTCTTTGTGTAAGGAACTGGAAATCACATTGCCGGAATTAATTGACGGTGAGGAAACAGAACCTGACAGTATACGCATTTATGACGATAACCAGGTTTTAGATTTGATTAAAAGAATCCAGAATCTGGAAAATCAGAAAGTATCACTGTACGGTATTATTTTAATGACCATGGGGATTGCTCTTTTTGCGGTCCATTTCTCTATCGGAGGAAGTGATGTGAGGGATTTCTTTTCCGGATTATTGTTTGGACTGTCTATCGGCGAAATGCTGGTTGGGGCTTTTGTGACAGCCATTGGATTTTCCAGACAAAAATAG
- a CDS encoding MFS transporter, giving the protein MISGLAAAFLAVFMVSLLIDRTRKKTGRSKPWIYGGIVLVAVSTLMSLHVPKTPAGVVTVYVGIVFFVWCFGMKLLLCPVDALLAGMTGNARERSYLASVKGFSRGLSAICAAFIAGSLTAPGLHGTDGGRKYVMVFAGAARPLRYCKSLFLSGKSNGCHKSPNQHFADRQSKQ; this is encoded by the coding sequence ATGATAAGTGGTTTGGCGGCAGCGTTCTTGGCGGTATTTATGGTAAGTCTGCTTATAGACAGAACCCGTAAAAAAACAGGGCGCAGCAAACCATGGATATACGGTGGGATTGTCTTGGTGGCTGTAAGCACACTGATGAGTCTGCATGTGCCCAAAACGCCTGCGGGGGTCGTAACGGTATATGTGGGAATTGTATTTTTTGTATGGTGTTTTGGTATGAAACTGCTGCTCTGCCCTGTGGATGCACTGCTTGCGGGAATGACCGGAAACGCAAGAGAGCGGTCATATCTGGCGTCTGTGAAAGGATTTAGCAGAGGGCTGTCAGCGATCTGCGCGGCTTTTATTGCAGGCAGTCTCACAGCACCGGGGCTTCATGGGACTGACGGAGGCAGAAAGTATGTGATGGTATTTGCAGGGGCAGCAAGGCCCCTGCGGTATTGTAAAAGTCTATTTTTGTCTGGAAAATCCAATGGCTGTCACAAAAGCCCCAACCAGCATTTCGCCGATAGACAGTCCAAACAATAA